TGTCAGCAACCCAACCCAGTGAAGAATCCGCCTTCATGATAACTCCTGGATTTTCTGCATCTTCTAGTCAACTGATATGCCAACCAATTGATGAAGATGAAATTGGAGATGAGCTTGAAGTCGAGGATGAGCAACCCTTGCTTAGGCCTAGGGCTTTATATGAAGCTAAGACAAGGCTGAAAATAAAGAAGTTACAGCAAAAACCAACTGCTACAAGGAAGATTAACTTCGGGGTGATGAAAACGGTGTTAGTATACCTACTAATCTGCCATATTCACCAAGAAAGATAACTTGGAAAGGAAAATCTTGTGTTACTTCAAGTCAATTGGCaacagaaaaagagaaaaagattagcAAACTGAAGACAAAGAGGGGCAAACACTAAGGAACAACAATTATACATATGTAGTGATTCTAAGTTTTTGAGGATGTTATGTAATAACATGGCACAATGAATTTTCGTTTTTGGTATTTTGAATCAGTCTTGAAGTAACTTGATTGTATTGATTCACTTTAAAATATTTGGGTGCTTATTATCTTGATTGGTTTGATGTGTTGTGTTGTGACTAGCTATTGTTTCATTTTGAAGTTCTGCGTTGTGACTGGCCATTGTTTGATGTTCTGTTTTGACTGGCCATTGTTTCGATGTTGTGTGAATTTTCTGCAGTATATAGGCAAGGAATTCTTTCATATCATATGTCCAGTTTCAATGTGAGCTGATATACATTAAAACTTCAGCTTGTTGAGTTGTTTTAATGTGTTCTGTTTCCAGCAAAACTTCAGCTTGTCTGCAACATTGTTGGCTGCCACTGATGCCACATTGTTGAGTTGTCTATTCCAGCAAAACTTCAGCTTGTCTGCAACATTGTTGGTTGCCACAGATGCCACAGAGGCTAGATAATTAGTTTAGTTTTACTTCTTTAGGTATACCCAACTTATACAACTTTCCTATTCCAACTTATACAACTTTTCTATTGATTGCTCTGGGAGATTAAATGAACTCTTGCAAATACTTTTTGTACTATCAAATAAAATTGTTCGTAGAATTGGACAAAAATGTTCTCTGTCTTTCCAATATGAATTTGTATGTAGAATCCTTTCAGTTGCATCTTTATTGATAAAAGTAAAGATCTTAAGTCCTTGTCTTGTGACTGTCTGATAGTAACTAATGGAATATATAGTTCAATAATTCAACTTTGGAATATAGTTAGACTATTAAGTCTTTGTCATGTCTTCTGTCTAATTATGGAATATATAGTTCGATAATTGAACGTATGGATTATGTTGTTTAagtgaattgattttttttagctGTGCTCGTATTCTTTAAAAATGTTGTCACACCCGTATCAATTCCTCAAAAAATACACAGCTCAGAGAATCTGCGACATACACCTGACAATGTATTTTTTTAAGTCCGAGCAATATAGATTTTTAGTCGACAAATAATTTTATAGGTAGTGCTTGTATCAGCTAGACTACAACGTGCTTCCTGAAAACGAAGATGATGAACGAGAACCACCAATGGTTCCAACACACCTGCACCATACCGTATTAAACCATCACCGTCTGACTAGAGATCAATCTGCAGAGCTGCCATCACCACAACACGTGGTTCTAAACCATCTCTACCTCGAGAACAGACAAGTTCCAGGATCAGTCATCGCAGTTGGTGCAACACATCGCTTTCGCTCAAAGAATGTTACTGTAGTGCTTTACAAACCAGTTCAAAGGAGAGGAGGAAGTACCAACAATGCTTGATTGTTTGTTCTGATGGTGAAACAATAGAGATAGAGGTAAATACACAGACAGCAACCGAGCAACGAGGGAGAACATAGGAATTATTAGAATCACGATCGAACATGAACAATCTAAGTTAGATCATGGTTGGTTTCGAAAAATTTACTGGTAGAATGGAAAAAAAACTAGTTATGTGTCTGATGTTAGTTTGGATGTAGCAGTTATCTTATGGTTGTGCTTTGGATTGAGAAAAATTAGGGGAAAAGCTGACTGATTTGGGTTTCTTTTAAATGTTAGAATTAGGTTTGGATGGGGCGGGCGGGTTGTTAGGTTTGTATTATTAATGGGTTGAGTTATTGGGTTTGGGTGGGTTAGGTTTTGGCGGGTCggatttttaattagtttaattaattaCTATTTGACTAATTAAAAGATGCCACATTATTAATAAATAAGGGATAATTTAACCTGTTAAATAAAAAAGCAATTTAGGCCCTATAGGTAGATTGAGAGGTAATTTCAAATCCAATAAGTAAACAGAGGGCATTTTTACGCTATTTTAGatagttgaaggacattttaAGTCCTTTTTCGTATAatttattacatatatatatataagttgaataataaatttactaGAAAAGCAAGTTACATAGCCAAAAAACAGATGGGATTTACAATGGAAGGTGTTAGATCTAGCTGATAGTGATTGTACAAGGGGTTTGCAGGGTTGCACTGTGGAACCAATTGGAGTTGAGTTTTAATTGTTGCAATTGAGCCCACTTAGTTAGTTAGCTTTACAATTTGAACTACTTTTTATTCCATTTTAGTCCCTAGtatatttgagtttttattccAAATCAAATGAAAATATATTACGAGTTAGCCCTAGTTTGTTCATCTCTTTAGCTTAGCTTACGGTAGGTTTATCGAACGAAAGCGTCGTCGTTTATTCGAGAAAAGCCTCAAATTCTTAACATTGTTCCGATTCGACAGTAAAGGTGAAACCCTAATTGAAGTAGATCCTATTTATTCAAAGGTAAATCTAATGTTAATCCTTTGGTTTATGTAATTGTTGGACTTTTTTGGTTTATTATGTAAAATTTGTTGTGTTTAGTTTCGTTGTTGAAAATTTGTTATGTTGTTTATAAAGTTTAGTTGTAGTTACTGTTTAGCATTGTTATAGCTGTTTTATGCCATTTGAATTGTGAATTCTGGTGCATTTGATTCAGCTTTAATGTACCCGTTGATGCTTTTTTGAAGTTAAAAAGTCTGTATATATTTGGGTGAAAAGTCAGGTGCTTTTTGAGTGAgaaatttgatatatttgaccCAAATAAATTGGGATAAATGGTGCATTTGAGTGAATTCTTGTGCACTCGTTGATGCGAAgggtgcattttttttttttgtaatcaaGAGAGACACGAAGAGACAGCTTctgttcaaatttatgaaaaattaggGCATGGGGTTTTATTGATAAAAGTGTGTATGTTATGAGTAATTTCGCTAGCTTCAATTTTGATTGAGTTTCTTTTGACCGgaaatagtaaagacataaaaggagtttctttattttatttgatagacTATATTGAAGTTTGGTTCTCTTTTGACGCATTCTATATGTCTAGTAGTTGTGCTTCTTGTTTACAGATTCCTTGTACAATCTCTTGATGGGAAGCAAAGGTCGAGGGCCACCTCCCAACCTTAGGCATCCACCTCCTGGCCCAGGCATGGTGTATCATGATGCTTTTGGTCCTCCTATGCGCAACCCGCCGCCAGGTGATTTCCCTCCTTTTGACAGGCTACCTACTCCAGAGGTTTTGGAACAGAAGATTGGCGCACAGCATCTTGAGATGCAAAAACTTACTACAGAAAATCAGAGGCTTACTGCCACCCATGTAACTTTGAGGCGAGAATTAGCTGCTGCACAACATGAGCTGCAAATGTTGCATGTTCAGATAGATGCAGTCAAGGCCAACAGGGAACAAGAGACTAAAGGCCTTAACGATAAAATTTCTAGGATAGAGGCTGAATTTCAAGCTATTGAACCTATCAAAATAGAATTGCCGCAAGCACAAGGTGAAGCTCACAGTCTGTTTGCAGCGAGGCAGGAACTTCTTGCTAAAATGCAACTGCTGACTCAGGATCTTCAAAGGGCTCACACTGATGTGCAACAGATTCCTCTTTTGCTGGCTGAGCTGGAGAGCCTAAAAAAGGAGTATCAGCAGTGCCGGTAATTCTTTGGTAACTCTCTTTTTTATTGATCTGAAATGTAACTTAACAAGAACAGATCTTTTGACGTAATTAGAGCCGTAGTGGATGCTCATATCCTGAAACGAGAAGTTACCCTTTGTGTTAAGATACATTCATAGTACACTATCCTTTAGAAACCTTTTAGCGTACACCATTGGTTACTTCCTTCGAACATTCAACAACGTGATAGTTGTATGTGTCTTTTTTCAAAAGTAATACTCTATGACTCTTTGGTCCTAAACATCTTTAAAGATTAATGAACTTCCAATCAATATGCAAGTTGATTTAGGGACTTCCAAAATTTTATAACATCTAATGTTGTCCATTTTCTATTTATTAGTTGTGAACTTATATATATTTCTTGAAACCGGTAAGTTGTGATATTGTAGATGAAAATAGCCAAGCATTAAGACCGCGGTTGTgaattactcccttcgtttcaatttgtttggctTAAGAGTGCAATGGTCAACCTAACTAATGTTCGGTGTGAATTCGAACATAGAATCTTcacttttttgaaataaaatttacatatttagaaACTACATCAAAAGTACCATAAGTCGCAATTCTTAACAACTGAaagtatttgagaaaaatgttttcaaagaaaTATTCTTTGACTTTCCAAACAGCAACTAAGACAACAacttgaaacggagggagtacataaAACCTATATTCTATTGGAAAATTGCTCTCTGTGCGGCCCCCCTGACCGCATAACTCCAATCCATCCCGTTTTGATATGGCTTGCTAGTTTTGCACCTTCTATTTTCAGTCCCAAAGCTAATATGAGCAATTTTATCCGCTTGTGCTGTGAATTGGTTCCAATTTGAGTTTCCCTCAAGGATCATGGTCCTGAATTACCCATAGTTTTTTTTCTCTTACCAAGTCGACATCATAATCATGGATCAGATTCCAGACAATAAATTGGAACAGAGTTGTTCCAGTAGAAAGATGTGACAAACAAATCACAATGAGGCGAGTATCTGTAGAATCAAATGGATATGTGGAGGAACTGCGCAAATCTCAGTGTAGTAGTCACTTCACGAATGTGATTAAAGGATTTAACTCAGTGTGCGGACTAGTTCATTTTAGATTTGTAGTAGGTATTTGAGGTTAAATCATTTAGGAGACACTTCAAGAATGTCATACATAGCTTATCATATGCTAGCATTAGAGAGGGGAGAAGCGGTAATGGTGGATAATGTTTTTCAATGAATGCTAACTTCTTGTTTGATCGAAAGATGTTTTGGTTTCCGTCATTCGATTGACAGGACTACCTATGAGTACGAGAGCAAATTGTACAGTGATCATCTTGAATCTCTTCAAGTGATGGAGAAGAACTACATGACTATGTCCAGAGAGGTGGAAAAACTTAGGGCAGAGTTAGCAAATACTTCTAACTCTGACAGACAAACAGGTAGCACATCTGCTTAATcatttctctcttcttttcttttttttttttttttggataattgtACTGGCCGTTGTAGTTGTAGAAGAatttaatatttacattaattgTAATGTATATACAGGTGCGCCATATGGTTCAGCTGGATACAATGAGAATGATGCCACTAATAATTATGCTATTGGACAAAACATCTATGCAGATGGTTATTATCAGGTTTTAATCTGTTATTCTCATGTATCCGTTAGTTCTACAATGGTTCCCTCTGAATTGAGGAAGTTGAAATGCAGTTATGTGGTTTTAAATGCTATCTTCTTATGCTTCAAGTTCTCTAAATTATGTTCGCTAGAATTGAGCTGGTGGATATTGGTACTATGCATGTAAACTTTGTGTTCTGTTTTTGAGCAAAACTATGAAGTCTGAAGATACAAAGAATGTGAGAACAGgggaaaaaacaaacaaacaagggTAATAAATATGAAGTGAAAATCTTAATAATTAGTTTACCTACATGGATTTTGACTCTTAAATCCAGGGTGACCCTTTTCTCTAACATTAGCAACTCTTTCTGATAAGTGCCTATATAATTGCTGTAGATTCATCACTCATGGATATTTTAGATTTGAATTTCCTTTTCCATTTGAACATTTATAACTCCTAATCAACTACTTTATTTGGTTGTCAAGCTAGCCATCTAAATTTGATTGATGCAGAGTAGAAAGGAAAATTTTCATAGAAGCACTCGGACTGTTCTTGAAACCCTGCTAAGCCTTTAAAATGAATAAGCCAGAATGACTGCAATAGCTCCTTTGTTTGCTATCAACTAGAACTACCTCTTAACAAAATAGTGTAACTTGAAACTTGCTGATGCCCAACTTATTTTTCTGAGTTGAGATGTATAGTTCAATTCTTGAAGTCCAATAGCAGAAttctaatataataattttctaaTCTTTAGGAATTTGAAATCAACTAAACCTTTCGTTATAtatcttttccttatttgaaatatatattaagTCCTAATATTTAGAATTTCTAGATCAATTGATATTTTACCATTTGAAATATACCTACGGTTAACTCAATGAATCATGACGAAGGAGTATTACTATCTTGAAAGGAATTAAATCCACATCTACGCGAGTTTTACGTAAAAGAAGTCCTAAAAATATATTGCTTGGAACAAAGTTCATCCAACTCCAAAAACTTGTTCAAATAAAGGCTATGAGGGAGGGAGGGAGGGAGCACAAATAAATCATATAGTTATAGTTGCAAATAAAAACATCCAAAGTGaaacatatatatctatatatacatatatatatagatatagatatagagagagagaggtgGTTAGCAAGTGTCATAAACAAAATGTCGGattgattttttaaatcttcgaaaatagaaatcatattttattggataaaatcataattatagtTAAGTATTTACATATTTGGGATGAGTTAATAATATTAAGAATTTGAATCAacaagaagaatttataatatttatcaaaagaaTCCAATacattttcttttcctaattCATCCTATCAGTTTAATTATTTTTCACAAGTACAGTATAAAGAATCAAATTGGTAAAAATGTAAAACTTGGAGCAACAAGGATACAAAATGTAGTCTAAATtaatcatctttctttcttttttgcttCGTTACTCGATATTTTTCTGTACATTGAGGTGttcattttaaatattaaattatttaatttaaaatttttcatttgtCTCTGATATTTTGTTCTAGCTATAGGTTTAATCTTTTCATTCCAAAATTCATAAAAGACCAAAAGTTTCAAATTTCCAATTTGTGTAATTTCGAAaatttttgtagattttatgtGTTGCTTATTTGTCAGGTCCAAGAAACAACAATTTTCATAAGATATTCTATAGAAGTCCTTAGAAATCACAATAAGCTAATTGTGGATTTATTTGGAGCAggatttattcttttattgagTTACTAGCTGAATGGAATAAACATTTTCTTTTCATCactcaaaaacacattatttaatacttatatttatttaattttttattatgtattcattAATATAGGTTCAATGTGCAAA
This genomic window from Capsicum annuum cultivar UCD-10X-F1 unplaced genomic scaffold, UCD10Xv1.1 ctg79044, whole genome shotgun sequence contains:
- the LOC107858712 gene encoding protein FLX-like 2, which translates into the protein MGSKGRGPPPNLRHPPPGPGMVYHDAFGPPMRNPPPGDFPPFDRLPTPEVLEQKIGAQHLEMQKLTTENQRLTATHVTLRRELAAAQHELQMLHVQIDAVKANREQETKGLNDKISRIEAEFQAIEPIKIELPQAQGEAHSLFAARQELLAKMQLLTQDLQRAHTDVQQIPLLLAELESLKKEYQQCRTTYEYESKLYSDHLESLQVMEKNYMTMSREVEKLRAELANTSNSDRQTGAPYGSAGYNENDATNNYAIGQNIYADGYYQGRGSLPTGTNVGGVPAVTSPQVGAQSVPPSNRPPYDGHGGQRGSGVPGYDTQRGSGLAAYEAQRGHGYDTMRGTGYDAQRAVGYEAYRGPGYDGYGAPVYHAQRGSGYDASSKGGAATQGQVAPTGNPHRPSTSPGLVGPGYDASKQGGNPARR